A part of Kitasatospora acidiphila genomic DNA contains:
- a CDS encoding NADP-dependent oxidoreductase — protein sequence MTEKMTAVAFAAPGGPEVLEVVERDRPVPGPGEVLVRVHAAGVNPVDWKTRAVGALFVPGDGIVGWDVSGVVAAVGLGVTLFRPGDEVYGMPGFPRMVGGYAQYVAAPARHFAPKPAGLDHVRAAALPLAALTAWQALVDMAALRAGQRVLVHAAAGGVGHLAVQIAKAYGAYVIGTASAGKHEFVRRLGADEVIDYTAVDFASVVSDVDVVIDPLAGDYQERSLSVLRSGGTLVTLPARETEALASAAAARSIRSGFMLVEPDRRALLAITELVENGKLTVHVDAVFPLADAAKAHELGETGRTTGKLVLTVD from the coding sequence ATGACGGAGAAGATGACGGCCGTGGCCTTCGCAGCGCCCGGTGGGCCGGAGGTCCTGGAGGTCGTGGAACGGGACCGGCCGGTACCCGGTCCGGGGGAGGTCCTGGTCCGGGTGCACGCGGCCGGCGTCAACCCGGTGGACTGGAAGACCCGGGCGGTCGGTGCCCTGTTCGTCCCCGGCGACGGCATCGTGGGGTGGGACGTCTCGGGTGTGGTGGCGGCCGTCGGCCTCGGCGTGACGCTCTTCCGGCCGGGTGACGAGGTGTACGGCATGCCGGGCTTTCCGCGGATGGTCGGCGGCTATGCGCAGTACGTGGCCGCTCCGGCCCGCCACTTCGCCCCCAAGCCGGCCGGACTCGACCACGTGCGGGCGGCGGCCCTGCCGCTCGCCGCGCTCACGGCCTGGCAGGCCCTGGTGGACATGGCGGCCCTGCGGGCGGGGCAGCGGGTCCTGGTGCACGCCGCGGCGGGTGGCGTGGGCCACCTGGCGGTGCAGATCGCCAAGGCGTACGGCGCGTACGTCATCGGCACGGCCAGCGCGGGCAAGCACGAGTTCGTGCGGCGGCTGGGTGCGGACGAGGTGATCGACTACACGGCGGTCGACTTCGCCTCGGTGGTCTCCGATGTGGATGTGGTGATCGACCCGCTCGCCGGGGACTACCAGGAGCGCTCGCTGTCGGTGCTGCGCAGCGGTGGCACGTTGGTCACCCTCCCGGCCCGTGAGACCGAGGCGCTCGCCTCGGCCGCGGCCGCGCGCTCCATCCGCTCGGGCTTCATGCTGGTCGAGCCCGACCGGCGAGCGCTGCTGGCCATCACGGAGCTGGTCGAGAACGGCAAGCTGACGGTGCACGTCGACGCCGTCTTCCCGCTGGCGGACGCCGCCAAGGCCCACGAGCTCGGTGAAACCGGGAGGACCACCGGCAAGTTGGTGCTCACCGTCGACTGA
- a CDS encoding DUF485 domain-containing protein codes for MFDPAAPSRRAAPWIGDDPRFVELRSAYRRFVFPVTAAFLLWFLTYVLCSAYARGFMATKVVGNVNVALVFGLLQFASTFGIAAAYSRFAWRRLDPPAAALRLRAAAAAGEPAAVAAADGSLKGRQA; via the coding sequence ATGTTTGACCCCGCTGCGCCGTCGCGCCGCGCCGCGCCCTGGATCGGCGACGATCCGCGATTCGTCGAACTGCGTTCCGCCTACCGGAGGTTCGTCTTCCCGGTGACGGCGGCGTTCTTGCTCTGGTTCCTGACCTACGTCCTCTGCTCGGCCTACGCCCGCGGCTTCATGGCGACCAAGGTCGTCGGCAACGTCAACGTGGCGCTGGTCTTCGGCCTGCTGCAGTTCGCCTCGACGTTCGGCATCGCGGCCGCCTACAGCCGGTTCGCCTGGCGGCGGTTGGACCCGCCGGCGGCGGCCCTGCGCCTGCGGGCGGCGGCCGCTGCGGGCGAGCCGGCGGCCGTTGCCGCCGCCGACGGTTCACTGAAGGGGCGTCAGGCATGA
- a CDS encoding GlxA family transcriptional regulator codes for MQRARHRVVVLALPGVFPFELGIPAKAFGLARGPGGDRLYEVLTCTPDGRPVRTSEDFSIAVEHDASVIATADTLIVAAIDDPIGVGDPLPEPVAAALGRLGPGSRLVSICTAAFVLAAAGLLDGRPATTHWVHAERFRERYPRTPLDPDVLYVDDDDVLTSAGAAAGMDLCLHLIRSDHGSDIANRVARLCVVPPWRDGGQAQYIARPVPDASGSDTAGAREWALRQLHQPIKLAQLATQAGMSVRTFSRRFLAETGQTPGQWLTTQRLELARRLLESSDLPVDRVAEHAGFGSASSLRQHLAAAIGVSPAAYRRTFQGRDREPPSRQPVNAAAAG; via the coding sequence ATGCAGCGAGCCAGGCACCGCGTCGTCGTCCTCGCCCTCCCCGGCGTCTTCCCCTTCGAACTCGGCATCCCCGCCAAGGCCTTCGGCCTCGCCCGCGGCCCGGGCGGCGACCGGCTCTACGAGGTGCTCACCTGCACCCCGGACGGTCGGCCGGTGCGCACCAGCGAGGACTTCTCGATCGCCGTCGAGCACGACGCGAGCGTGATCGCCACCGCCGACACCCTGATCGTGGCGGCCATCGACGACCCGATCGGCGTCGGCGACCCGCTCCCCGAGCCGGTCGCGGCCGCGCTGGGCCGCCTTGGGCCCGGTAGCCGCCTGGTGTCGATCTGCACGGCCGCCTTCGTCCTCGCCGCCGCCGGGCTGCTCGACGGTCGGCCCGCCACCACGCACTGGGTGCACGCCGAGCGCTTCCGCGAGCGCTACCCGCGGACCCCGCTCGATCCCGACGTGCTCTACGTGGACGACGACGACGTGCTCACCTCGGCCGGCGCCGCCGCCGGGATGGACCTCTGCCTGCACCTGATCCGCAGCGACCACGGCAGCGACATCGCCAACCGGGTCGCCCGCCTGTGCGTCGTGCCGCCATGGCGCGACGGCGGACAGGCCCAGTACATCGCCCGCCCCGTCCCCGACGCGAGCGGCAGCGACACCGCCGGGGCCCGCGAGTGGGCCCTCCGGCAGCTCCACCAGCCCATCAAACTCGCCCAGTTGGCCACCCAGGCGGGCATGAGCGTGCGGACCTTCAGCCGCCGTTTCCTCGCCGAGACCGGCCAGACCCCCGGCCAGTGGCTCACCACCCAGCGGCTCGAACTCGCCCGCAGGCTACTGGAGTCCAGCGACCTGCCGGTGGACCGGGTCGCCGAGCACGCCGGGTTCGGCAGCGCCTCCTCGCTGCGCCAGCACCTGGCCGCCGCGATCGGCGTCTCACCCGCCGCGTACCGCCGCACCTTCCAGGGCCGGGACCGCGAGCCGCCCAGCCGCCAGCCGGTCAACGCCGCGGCTGCCGGCTGA
- a CDS encoding GNAT family N-acetyltransferase, which yields MNRTTVQPPATLPVLETALVRLRDHRADDLDAMRLVWGDQAGMRHLSTGVMDDTRIRRRLDEAVATAAAAPRRHYQLAACLQGDDRPVGGIRLDIEDATTGYSGVFTMARHLRGSGCAPDIGWLMLKLAFAELGLTRVWSMASLENTDAVRAITRFGFTPTGETERYFAEAFDTTMRLVTMEILADTWRAMPVPGGPGPA from the coding sequence ATGAATCGCACAACTGTCCAGCCGCCCGCGACGCTGCCGGTCCTGGAGACCGCCCTCGTCCGTCTGCGGGACCACCGCGCCGACGACCTCGACGCCATGCGCCTGGTCTGGGGCGACCAGGCCGGGATGCGCCACCTCTCGACCGGCGTCATGGACGACACCCGGATCCGGCGCAGGCTCGACGAGGCAGTGGCGACCGCCGCCGCGGCACCGCGCCGCCACTACCAGCTGGCCGCGTGCCTCCAGGGCGACGACCGCCCCGTCGGCGGCATCCGCCTCGACATCGAGGACGCCACCACCGGCTACTCCGGCGTCTTCACCATGGCCCGGCACCTGCGCGGCTCCGGGTGCGCGCCCGACATCGGCTGGCTCATGCTCAAGCTCGCCTTCGCCGAGCTCGGCCTCACCCGGGTGTGGAGCATGGCATCCCTGGAGAACACCGACGCGGTCCGCGCGATCACCCGCTTCGGCTTCACCCCCACCGGCGAGACCGAGCGCTACTTCGCCGAGGCTTTTGACACCACCATGCGCCTGGTGACCATGGAGATCCTCGCGGACACCTGGCGCGCCATGCCCGTCCCGGGCGGCCCCGGCCCCGCATGA
- a CDS encoding cysteine dioxygenase family protein, giving the protein MQNSTERGSNLDEFLSDLQRYAAADVLTPQLTADTLRKYLRAGLIVPEDLCAGDTGGYAQRVLHTARTYSVVALTWLPGQSTPIHDHIAWCVSGVLEGAEVDEAFRLWRLPHSGRKVLVPTGRTTCTAGRVQLLVPPDEDIHRVSNGGTGRAVSLHVYGADITRSGNSSINRVFGHEVVAGPPPGASLVSWRLGSGVVG; this is encoded by the coding sequence ATGCAGAACAGCACCGAACGCGGTTCCAATCTCGACGAGTTCCTCTCCGATCTCCAGCGCTACGCCGCAGCCGACGTCCTGACCCCGCAGCTCACCGCCGACACCCTGCGCAAGTACCTCCGGGCCGGCCTGATCGTCCCGGAGGACCTCTGCGCGGGCGACACCGGCGGCTACGCGCAGCGGGTGCTGCACACGGCACGGACGTACTCCGTGGTGGCCCTGACCTGGCTGCCCGGCCAGTCCACCCCGATCCACGACCACATCGCCTGGTGCGTGTCGGGTGTGCTGGAGGGCGCCGAGGTGGACGAGGCGTTCCGGTTGTGGCGCCTGCCGCACTCCGGCCGCAAGGTGCTGGTGCCGACCGGCCGCACCACGTGCACGGCCGGCCGCGTGCAACTGCTGGTGCCGCCGGACGAGGACATCCACCGGGTGTCGAACGGCGGTACGGGGCGTGCGGTCTCCCTGCACGTGTACGGGGCGGACATCACCCGCAGCGGCAACAGCTCGATCAACCGGGTCTTCGGGCACGAGGTGGTGGCCGGTCCGCCGCCGGGGGCGAGCCTGGTGAGCTGGCGGCTGGGGAGCGGGGTGGTGGGGTGA